The following are encoded in a window of Oreochromis aureus strain Israel breed Guangdong linkage group 10, ZZ_aureus, whole genome shotgun sequence genomic DNA:
- the nipal4 gene encoding magnesium transporter NIPA4, with amino-acid sequence MRDVHLSNETCTNGSAVRLWCGSQFTVCLVTGETLINTHLSNGTQTDVQSNSTYNLWLGLTLALLSAFLIGGSVILKKKALLRLANNGHTRAGEGGHGYLKDWLWWGGLLTMGAGEVCNFAAYMFAPATLVTPLGALSVLISAVLSSYLLGEVLNIVGKLGCLLCVLGSILLVIHAPQEQEVTSLREMTNKLLEPGFLVYVALVLVLCAVLVLYCCPRFGQSNILVYIGICSLLGAFTVSSVKGLAIAINTVFYDLSVLANPLTWILLVTLIVSIVTQVNYLNKSLDIFNTLLVYPIYYVLFTSVVLSTSIILFQEWRSMSAIDVVTTLGSFVVIVVGVAMLHLFRELQMTMKELTIQLSQPVEREELNQQVVTNGGGRSKKEDKYGLMDNMVIESLPPMREEGPRVFIIS; translated from the exons ATGCGAGATGTTCACCTGAGCAATGAGACGTGCACAAACG GGTCAGCGGTGAGGCTGTGGTGTGGCTCTCAGTTCACAGTGTGTTTGGTCACTGGAGAAACGCtgattaacacacacctgagcaACGGCACACAGACAg ATGTACAGTCAAACAGCACCTACAACCTGTGGCTGGGCCTGACCCTCGCCCTGCTGTCGGCCTTCTTGATTGGTGGGAGCGTCATTCTCAAGAAGAAAGCCCTCCTCCGATTGGCCAACAACGGACACACCAGAGCAG gTGAAGGAGGCCATGGCTACCTGAAGGACTGGCTTTGGTGGGGAGGCCTGTTAACCA TGGGAGCAGGAGAAGTCTGCAACTTTGCCGCCTACATGTTCGCTCCGGCCACGCTGGTGACTCCGCTGGGCGCTCTGAGTGTCCTCATCAG TGCAGTTCTGTCCTCCTACCTGCTGGGGGAGGTGTTGAACATTGTGGGGAAGCTCGGCTGTCTGCTGTGTGTGCTGGGAAGCATCCTGTTGGTTATCCACGCCccacaggaacaggaagtgacgtCACTACGGGAGATGACCAACAAGCTGCTGGAGCCTG gttttCTGGTCTATGTGGCGTTGGTGTTGGTGCTGTGTGCGGTGCTCGTGCTGTATTGCTGTCCTCGTTTTGGTCAGTCCAACATCCTCGTCTACATCGGCATCTGCTCGCTGCTCGGTGCGTTCACTGTCTCCTCGGTGAAAGGCCTCGCCATCGCCATCAACACAG TGTTTTATGATCTTTCCGTCCTTGCTAATCCTCTCACCTGGATCCTGCTGGTGACGCTTATTGTCTCCATAGTAACACAG GTAAACTACCTGAACAAGTCTCTGGATATCTTCAACACCCTGCTGGTTTATCCCATCTACTACGTCCTCTTCACCTCCGTGGTTCTTTCCACCTCCATCATCCTCTTCCAGGAGTGGAGGAGCATGTCGGCCATCGACGTCGTTACAACTCTGGGATCCTTTGTGGTCATCGTGGTGGGCGTGGCCATGCTGCACCTTTTCAGAGAGCTGCAG ATGACGATGAAGGAGCTGACCATTCAGCTTTCACAGCCAGTGGAGAGGGAGGAGCTTAACCAGCAGGTTGTAACCAATGGAGGAGGAAGGAGTAAAAAAGAAGACAAGTACGGGCTGATGGACAACATGGTGATCGAGAGCCTTCCCCCGATGAGAGAGGAGGGACCGAGAGTCTTCATCATCagctga